The Methanocella sp. DNA window TTAGCCATATCCGTGGGCGGGTTAGGGGACTTCTCCACGATACGCTTCACCCTGCCGCCATCGGTCTCGATGACCCCGAACGCCCGGGGGTCCGCGACCCGCTTCACGGCGATGACAGCGACCTCTTTCCGGTGCATGAGCTTGTGGATCTGGCTCGCGCTCATGATGACGTCGCCGTTCAGCGCGATAAAGCGCTCATCCTGGATCGAGGAGGCCATGCCGAAGGCATGGCCGGTGCCCATCTGCTTATCCTGCACGATATAGTCGATGTGGACCCCGAACTTCGAGCCGTCGCCGAAATATTCCTCGACTGACTCCTTCTTGTAGCCCACGACGAGCGTGATATCCCGTATGCCGGCGGCATATACCTCGCCGATGATATACTCCAGCATAGGCTTGTTCGCTATCGGTAGCATTACCTTGGGCTTGTTCTCCGTTAAAGGCCTCATCCGGGTACCCTCGCCCGCGGCCAGTATTACTGCTCGCATGCCTTAACACACCTCTTCACGATAGATTCCGACCTGTCATATAGCGTTGTGAGCGTATCGACGTCCTCCGCCTCGGCGGTGATCCGGATCTTCGGCTCGGTGCCCGACGGCCGGATAAGTACCCAGCCGCCCCCATAGTCGACCCGGAGGCCATCCAGCGTGTTGACATCCTTTGCGCTCTTTACATCGATCGCCCCCTTAATTAATTCCATGATTTTTACCTTATCCATGCTCTGCGAAAACTTTACGCCGCCCCGCCTGAGCGGGAATTTTGGCAGCGCATCCACGGCGTCCGAGAGCCGGCCGTTCTTGCCCACGAGCTCCACGAGTTTCGCGGCCGCGTAGATGCCGTCCGGGCAGAAGGACATCTTCGGGAAGATCCAGGTGCCGCTGGTCTCGCCGCCGAAGTCGGCCCCGACGCTTTTTACCTCCTCGGAGACGAAGGCGTCGCCGATCCTGGTGCGGTAGATCTTCACGCCGTTCACGGACTTCTCGACCATCATGGAGACATCCACCGGGCAGACTAATGAATATTTGACCTCGTACTGGCAGAAATAGGCCATCAGCTCGTCGCCCGAGACGAACCGCCCCTCGTCGTCCACGGCCATCATGCGGTCAGCGTCCCCGTCCTGGGCGATGCCCAGGTCGGCCTCCATAGCGATGACAGCCTTCTTCAGCCCGTCCAGGTTCTCCTCCACGGGCTCCGGCTGGCGCGCCGGGAAGAAGCCGTCGGGCTGGCCGTTCAGCGTGACGACGCGGCAGCCCATCTCCCGTAGAACGTAAGGCGTAATAGTCGTCGCCGCGCCGCAGCCGCAGTCCACGACGACCTTCAGGGGATAATGCTCTACGTTTTTCAGGATCGAGTCCATGTGCTCCCGCACCGCGTCATGCCGGACGTTTTCCGTGCCCATGTCCTGCCAGCTCGCGCCCTTGATGTCGCTATTGATGCTTTTTTCGAGGTCCTCCTGCTGCGCGAGCGAGAAAGCCATTCCGTCGGGGTTCCAAAACTTGAGGCCGTTGTACTCGGGCGGGTTATGGGACGCCGTGATCATCACGCCGCAGTCGTAGCCCCTGGCCGCGTGCGCCAGCGTTGGCGTGGAAACGAGGCCGACCCGGGTGACTCGCGCTCCCATGGCCAGCAGCCCCGAGATGAGGGCATTCTCGACCATGGGGCCGGACGTGCGCGGGTCCCGGCCCACGACGACGTACTTGTGCTTCAGCCCGAGCGCCTTTCCCGCCTGCAGCGCGAGCTCGGGCGTCATCAATTCGTTAACGATGCCTCTGATGCCTGATGAGCCGAATAATGACATTTTCTTACTCCACTGTGACCGATTTTGCCAGGTTCCGGGGCTTATCGATGGGGCAGCCCCGGGCCAGGGCTACATAATATGCGAATAGCTGCAAGACGATCGTGGAAATGATAGGCGAGGTATACTCGCACGCGTCCGGGATCCGTATGGCCATGTCGGCCACCTGCTCGATGGACTTGTTGCTCTCGCTGGCGATCGCCACGACAGTGGCGTCCCTGGCCTTGATCTCCCTTATGTTGCTGACCACCTTATCGTAGAGCTCGCCGTCCGTGGCGATGGCGATGACTGGCACGCCCGTCGTGAGCAGGGCCAGCGGGCCGTGCTTGAGCTCGCCCGCGGCGAAGCCCTCCGACATGACGTAGGATATCTCTTTGATCTTTAAGGCGCCTTCCAGGGCCACGGGGTAGTTCAGGTGCCGCCCGACGAGGAAAAAGCTCTCCGAATTCTTGAACAGGCGCGATATCTCCGCGATACTCGAGTCCAGCTCGAGCACCTGCTCCGCCTTCTGCGGCAGCGACTTTAAGGCGCGGATGAGCTTGTGTCCCTTTCCAGCACTGACGGTGCCCCTGACCCGGCCCAGCAGGATAGCGATCATGTACAGCACTACGACCTGGGCAGTGAAAGTCTTGGTGGCCGCCACGCCGATCTCGGGGCCCGAGAGCATGTATATCGTATCATCCGCCTCCCGGGAAAGCGTGCTCCCCACCACGTTCGTGATAGCCAGGGAGCGGGCGCCGTTCCTCATCGCGTCCTTCACGGCGGCCAGCGTATCGGCCGTCTCGCCCGACTGCGATATGGCGATAACGAGCGTGTTCTCGTCCAGGCCATAGTGGGAGTAGCGGAACTCGGAGCCGATCTCGATAAAGACCGGCAGGTCCGTGAGCTCTTCCATGATGTAGCGGCCCATCATGCCCGCGTGGTACGATGTGCCGCAGCCGATGATGATAATATGATCGATATTCCGTATCTGCTCCTCGGTGAGGGACAGCTCCTTGAAGATCACGTCACCTTTAAGCTCGTCCAGCCGGCCCGCGATTGCCGCCTTAAGGGACG harbors:
- the glmM gene encoding phosphoglucosamine mutase yields the protein MSLFGSSGIRGIVNELMTPELALQAGKALGLKHKYVVVGRDPRTSGPMVENALISGLLAMGARVTRVGLVSTPTLAHAARGYDCGVMITASHNPPEYNGLKFWNPDGMAFSLAQQEDLEKSINSDIKGASWQDMGTENVRHDAVREHMDSILKNVEHYPLKVVVDCGCGAATTITPYVLREMGCRVVTLNGQPDGFFPARQPEPVEENLDGLKKAVIAMEADLGIAQDGDADRMMAVDDEGRFVSGDELMAYFCQYEVKYSLVCPVDVSMMVEKSVNGVKIYRTRIGDAFVSEEVKSVGADFGGETSGTWIFPKMSFCPDGIYAAAKLVELVGKNGRLSDAVDALPKFPLRRGGVKFSQSMDKVKIMELIKGAIDVKSAKDVNTLDGLRVDYGGGWVLIRPSGTEPKIRITAEAEDVDTLTTLYDRSESIVKRCVKACEQ
- the glmS gene encoding glutamine--fructose-6-phosphate transaminase (isomerizing), producing MCGIVGYVGNGDTADLLLESLSRLEYRGYDSAGVALVCSDSLRVIRSYGRIYNLKDKMPQGLIATTGIGHTRWATHGKPSEANAHPHRDCTGKIAVVHNGIIENYKELKEMLIARGHKFQSETDTEVVSHLLEDNFTGDMQRALQETVKQLKGSFAMAIVHQEEPGKIFAARKESPMVIGIGDGQYFLASDVTAFLKYTRKVVFLQDGDIAILSQDGVRLTGFDGMEVFRDIKTIEWDLEAAEKAGYEHFMLKEIHEQPTSLKAAIAGRLDELKGDVIFKELSLTEEQIRNIDHIIIIGCGTSYHAGMMGRYIMEELTDLPVFIEIGSEFRYSHYGLDENTLVIAISQSGETADTLAAVKDAMRNGARSLAITNVVGSTLSREADDTIYMLSGPEIGVAATKTFTAQVVVLYMIAILLGRVRGTVSAGKGHKLIRALKSLPQKAEQVLELDSSIAEISRLFKNSESFFLVGRHLNYPVALEGALKIKEISYVMSEGFAAGELKHGPLALLTTGVPVIAIATDGELYDKVVSNIREIKARDATVVAIASESNKSIEQVADMAIRIPDACEYTSPIISTIVLQLFAYYVALARGCPIDKPRNLAKSVTVE